The following proteins are encoded in a genomic region of Bubalus kerabau isolate K-KA32 ecotype Philippines breed swamp buffalo chromosome 15, PCC_UOA_SB_1v2, whole genome shotgun sequence:
- the LOC129628196 gene encoding olfactory receptor 52A5-like: protein MLRPNGSVFMPSVLTLIGIPGLESVQCWIGIPFCFMYLMAVIGNTFILVIIKYENSLHSPMYIFLAMLGATDIALSTCILPKMLGIFWFHLTEISFDACLLQMWLIHAFKATESGVLLAMALDRYVAICNPLRHASIFSQKLLTHIGIGVILRAVVLVAPCIVLIKYRLKFYQTTVISHSYCEHMAIVKLATEDIRINKILGLFVAFTILGFDISFITLSYVQIFVTVFQLPQKEARLKAFKTCIVHICVFLQFYLLGFFSFFTHRFGSHIPPYVHILLSSLYLLVPPFLNPIVYGVKTKQICDHVLKMIFSKRHPDH from the coding sequence ATGCTCAGACCCAATGGCTCAGTCTTCATGCCCTCGGTACTGACACTCATCGGGATTCCTGGCCTGGAGTCAGTGCAGTGTTGGATCGGGATTCCATTCTGTTTCATGTACCTTATGGCAGTGATTGGGAATACATTCATTTTAGTGATAATCAAATATGAAAACAGCCTTCATAGTCCAATGTACATTTTTCTGGCCATGTTGGGGGCCACAGACATTGCACTCAGCACGTGTATTCTTCCCAAAATGTTAGGCATCTTTTGGTTTCATTTGACAGAGATTTCCTTTGATGCGTGTCTTCTACAAATGTGGCTTATTCACGCATTCAAGGCAACTGAATCAGGTGTTTTACTGGCAATGGCCCTAgatcgctatgtggccatctgtaaccCCTTGAGACATGCCAGCATCTTCTCCCAAAAACTCTTGACTCACATTGGAATTGGTGTGATACTCAGGGCTGTCGTTCTTGTAGCACCATGCATAGTGCTTATCAAATATCGTCTTAAATTCTACCAAACCACAGTCATCTCCCACTCTTACTGTGAGCACATGGCCATTGTGAAACTGGCTACTGAAGATATACGGATCAACAAGATATTAGGTCTGTTTGTTGCCTTCACTATCTTAGGATTTGACATCAGCTTTATCACTTTGTCCTATGTTCAGATCTTTGTCACTGTCTTTCAACTGCCCCAGAAGGAAGCAAGATTGAAAGCCTTTAAAACATGCATTGTTCATATTTGTGTCTTCCTGCAGTTCTACCTCCTtggcttcttctctttcttcacgCACAGGTTTGGTTCTCACATACCACCATATGTTCATATCCTTTTATCCAGCCTTTACCTTTTAGTTCCACCTTTTCTCAACCCAATCGTCTATGGAGTGAAGACCAAACAAATTTGTGACCATGTCCTGAAAATGATCTTCTCCAAAAGACATCCTGATCATTAG